The genomic DNA GGACAGAACTGCGTTCTGTCAAAATAACTAATAATATCATAGGTACACAACGCGCCGTGTCCCTACAAAAAGCGTTCATATTGAGCCAGGCGAAGAAAACTAATTCATCCTATGACTCTAAGTCATCTGTTGAATATTGAGTCTTTAATCATCTGACAGAACGCTGTTCTGTCCCTACAAAAAATTGCATTATCCTCACTCTCCGGCAAATTTTATCAGCTCGCTATTAAACTTTTCAGTTTCTTCCAGAAATAGACTATGACCGCTGTTCTCGAAAATTACAAGTTTTGAATCTTGGATTCCGGCTTTCATTTGTTCTGCCAAATCGAATGAGCATATTTTGTCTTTTTTGCCATGCATAATCAAAGTTGGAATGCTGATTTTTGCAATATCGGCTCTCAGGTCTGTATCGCGTAGAGCGACCAAGCATTGTGCCGTAGCGTACGAAGAAGCGCTCAAACTAATTCCATTCAGCCAATTTCCAATCCCTTCATTCAGTGAAGTTTCAGTTGCTGAGAATATCTTTGCGAAATCATTTAAAAGTTTTGGTCTGTCCTTGTGATTCAGTTCAATTAATTCATCAACGGCGCTTTGGGGCAGATTGTACGGAAAATCTTCCCGTTGAGTCCAGCTCGGGGCTGCTGCTCCACAAAGTACAAGTTTTGAAACGTGAGCTTCATTATAGTTAGACACAAAGCGAATTGCAATAGAGCCGCCCATCGAAAAGCCGACTAAAATTGCGTAATTTATATCAAGTTCGCTCAGAACTGTTTTGATATCCGATGCGTGTTTATCATAATTATACTCCCCATAAGGTTTGTCAGACTTTCCAAAGCCTCTCAGTGTTATGCCGATTGCACGAAACCCTGCATTGAGCAAATCATTATATTGATATTCAAACATATCATCGCTTAGGGGCCAACCGTGTATCAATACTATTGGTCTCCCTTCGCCGGCATCAGTAATATGAAGCCGAACATTTGGCTCCACTTCAATATATTCTGCACGAGCCGATTGAGTTGTTGATTCTTCTATAGTTTTTTCCATTTCCTTTCCCTTAGATTCTTTACAAAATTTATCTTTACTGTTTCGTATGATTTGTAAGAATTATTGTTTTCGTGTATTTTTGAGGCTTGATTGGTGGTTGATAAATGGAATACACCATTTTCAATGTTCTCAGAAATGTCATCAATTCTTGACGAGCTATTCTTTTCCGGATTTACTTCTGTATTTGCCATTGTTAATATACCTTAAAATGTGAATAATAAATAGTATCTGTACAAATGTAAGCACATTAAATTATTGAAGTTTACATATACTTTGAAATATTTATATTATCCACATATTTCAAAATGTAATTCAGTAATTGAAATATTCCTGAAATTCATAAACTAAGTTTACAAATCGCAAAGCAATTAATTAATTAAAATCGAAATATTGCTGCCATTCCGGTTTCGGAGGGCATTTTATCGGTTGGTAGGACCATTACCTGTCCACCCATCTTCATAACCAATTCTCCCATATCGTCAAGCAGGTCATCTACTTTCGGATTGCTCAAATCTTTTTTCTGTGTATTTCCCGTTACAAGATTAGTAACCCTTGCCGAGATTATTCGGTCAGCTTCAACAAGAAGCGTATCAACCCGACCCTCAACAGCCGCAACTGCAATTATCTTGTAATCATCACTACCTTTGCCGTTTGCCCTTGCCTGCTCAAAACGTGCAACTAAGTTGTCAAGTTTCGAGTTATACTCCGGTTCCATTACTTCCCAAGCCATTTTTGCTAATTGCTCGGTTGAAACAGACGAAGGATTGATAGCAATTCCATTTTGAAGCAGCAGTGGATTTTTGCTTACCTTATGAAAAAGGCTATGGTGTTCGGGTAATGCTGCAAGAATAAGGTTCCAGCCTGTAGG from Candidatus Kapaibacterium sp. includes the following:
- a CDS encoding alpha/beta hydrolase is translated as MEKTIEESTTQSARAEYIEVEPNVRLHITDAGEGRPIVLIHGWPLSDDMFEYQYNDLLNAGFRAIGITLRGFGKSDKPYGEYNYDKHASDIKTVLSELDINYAILVGFSMGGSIAIRFVSNYNEAHVSKLVLCGAAAPSWTQREDFPYNLPQSAVDELIELNHKDRPKLLNDFAKIFSATETSLNEGIGNWLNGISLSASSYATAQCLVALRDTDLRADIAKISIPTLIMHGKKDKICSFDLAEQMKAGIQDSKLVIFENSGHSLFLEETEKFNSELIKFAGE